The Meleagris gallopavo isolate NT-WF06-2002-E0010 breed Aviagen turkey brand Nicholas breeding stock chromosome 10, Turkey_5.1, whole genome shotgun sequence genome contains a region encoding:
- the LOC100543103 gene encoding quinone oxidoreductase-like protein 2, translating into MTPYTSSPFPVPPIPHLSPSTSARSKSHYSHLNCSPFPLQPHCFPSLFLIHPTPFPIPFIHPFPHSSLHIPITLVLITFCPPYPPSSSSEELALPFTVPLHLPSRLFTLRLPARHGARGYRAALCTQLAQPLLVQDLPAPRLQPCQVRVRVHYCGLNFADILACQGLYQEKRTPPFTPGMEFSGTVMETGENVSAVKEGHRVIGVSGVSAMAEECIVNEKALWQIPDNMSSEDAAVLPVAYGTAWLALHHRAHLQPQETVLVTAGAGATGLAIIDLAVSVFQAKVIAAAGSDPKCQLVLANGASHAVNYSQNSLREQVTALTGGRGVNVAIEAVGGDIFKAALQSLAWEGRIVVMGFAGGKIPSIPANLLLLKNVSAMGVYWGRYQQEDFPLFSSAMSSLLQYCQEGKIHPQIGAVFKLEEVNEAFNHVLQRKSTGKVIISMK; encoded by the exons ATGACCCCCTATACTTCCTCTCCATTCCCTGTCCCTCCCATTCCTCATCTTTCTCCTTCCACCTCCGCCCGTTCTAAATCTCATTACTCCCATCTCAACTGTTCCCCGTTTCCCCTCCAACCCCACTGTTTCCCATCCCTTTTCCTTATCCACCCCACTCCATTCCCCATCCCATTCATCCACCCTTTCCCCCATTCCTCTCTCCATATCCCCATCACCCTAGTCCTCATAACTTTCTGCCCTCCATACCCTCCTAGCAGCAGCAGCGAGGAGTTGGCACTCCCCTTCACAGTTCCCCTTCACTTGCCTTCCAGGCTCTTCACCCTGAGGCTGCCTGCCCGGCATGGTGCCCGGGGGTACCGAGCAGCACTCTGCACACAGCTGGCACAGCCCCTGCTCGTGCAAGACCTCCCGGCCCCTCGGCTGCAGCCGTGCCAG GTCCGTGTGCGTGTCCATTACTGTGGGTTAAATTTTGCTGATATCTTGGCCTGCCAGGGGTTATACCAGGAGAAACGCACTCCTCCGTTCACCCCTG GAATGGAGTTTTCAGGGACTGTAATGGAGACAGGAGAAAACGTCAGTGCTGTGAAGGAG GGTCACAGGGTGATCGGTGTGTCTGGCGTCAGCGCTATGGCAGAGGAGTGCATTGTCAATGAGAAG GCACTGTGGCAGATCCCTGACAACATGTCCAGTGAggatgcagcagtgctgcccgTTGCCTATGGCACAGCCTGGCTGGCTCTGCACCACCGAGCACATCTGCAGCCACA GGAAACAGTGCTAGtgacagcaggagctggagccACTGGCCTTGCCATCATTGATCTGGCTGTCAGCGTGTTCCAGGCAAAG gtgatagcagcagctggcagtgaCCCCAAGTGCCAGCTGGTCCTGGCAAATGGGGCAAGCCATGCAGTGAACTACAGCCAGAACAGTCTCAGGGAGCAGGTGACAGCACTCACAGGTGGCAGAGGGGTCAATGTGGCCATCGAAGCTGTTGGTGGAGACATCTTCAAGGCTGCCCTGCAGAG TTTGGCTTGGGAGGGCAGGATTGTGGTGATGGGTTTTGCCGGAGGGAAAATCCCCTCAATTCCTGCCAACCTGCTGCTCCTCAAGAACGTGTCAGCCATGGGAGTGTACTGGGGTCGATACCAGCAGGAGGACTTCCCCCTTTTCTCCTCTGCCATGTCCTCCCTTCTTCAGTATTGCCAGGAGGGAAAGATCCATCCACAGATCGGAGCGGTCTTCAAACTGGAAGAG GTGAATGAAGCCTTCAACCACGTGCTTCAGCGCAAGTCCACTGGAAAGGTCATCATCTCCATGAAGTAA